The sequence CGAAATGCAAGACCATCCGCCCGAGCCTTTGTTTTGCCATTTCCTCATCAGATGATCTACCGATGATGGCTACGTCCGCTGTGCAACCGATTGCCCCCCCTGATTCAAATCCTGTTTTTTCGGACGCATTTTGGAAGCGCTTCCAGGACGACGAGAAGTTAACCCAATTCGTACCTCTTCTTACCCTCGATTCTGAGGGTACAGTTCAGTCGATAACTCGCTCGGCACGGTCTCTCCTGGAATACGGACCGTCTCAGACCTTTGACCCTTATTTTTTCACGCACGTCCACGGACGCAACTTAAGGCGCGTCATGCAGGACCTCGCGCACATGGTCTGCCAACGGAAACAGCATGCTCGCTGGCTTCTTCGCCTTCGAACGGGGACCGGCCGGTGGCGGTGGTATAGAGCAACGGCCCTGAACCGACTGGACGCCCCGCAAGAACGTGTCTTCGTCCGCCTGGAACGGATTTGACGAACCTCCCAGTGACATTTCAAATGCAAAACGGCGGACCCGGGTCGGATCCGCCGTTTTCTGTTGTGTGGAGGCATCCCGTACTGCGGCCCCAGCCCCCTCCGAGTGCGATGTGCGCAACCGGCGTCGCGGCAATCGCGGAACAGATTAGTCGGCCGGATGAAGTCGCTCAGATGCAGAGATCGAATCTGCCGCGCACGTCGGGGGAACGCGTGGGGAGTCAGCAAAAGAGACATCGCGCTCCATCGGGTGCAGCGCAGGTCGGTTGAGCGTGCCTGCAATCTTGCGCAGACTTGGCAGTAACGATGGAGCTCCGTACGCACGAGAGACGCAAATGTCGGCCCCGGCCTCCTGTGCGACGGAAGGCGTTAGACCAGTCTGAAAGGCGGTTGCCACGAGAATTCGGGCATCCGGACACTGAGAGCGGAGGGCTCGAATCGGGGCATCGCTCGCTCCGGCAAGACCCATCAGCACAATGTCCGGCTTCTTCCTGGACAGATCGTGCATCGCGGACTTGTATGTAGCAGCCGTCCCCACAATGGTTAAATTTGCCATTGGTCCCACAAGAAATCGAAAGCTCTCGCGGACCGCTGGATGCGGCTCAATGATGTAAATCCTGCGCGCCATATTTTCGTCTTCCCGGCATCAGCGCCATAAAATTAGAACTGCGTTCTCCATCCATTTCTCCAAACTCTGTGCCACCAGAGTCGACAACGTGAAGTTACGTACTAGTCGCCATGCAGGCATTGGCGTTTCATCTTGAACCACACCGCCTGAGTAACGCGGTCATTCTTCCCAGACCAGACGGTACGACCCACGAAAATCGTCTTTTGGAGGCGACGAGGACGAATTTGGATTCATCCAGCCCGCGTGAGGTGCATCTCGCCTTCGCCCGAACATGTGTATTTAATGATCAATCTCACACATTATGTGATTTATTGTGATCGCTACCCGAGTACGGGGTGTTGTGTCATCATATCAAACACCGTGTCCGCTAAACACGCATTGTGTGACGCCATCGAAGAGAAGACAATCGATCATGCGCCCGTGGATGATAACGCGCGGATAGCCGACGGTTACACTTGAGTTACTCCCTCTCGCCCTCTGGCTCTCTTTGTCCATGACCGCTCCGCATTCGTCGTCCAGTCCATTCGCTGGTGATGCAACCGTCAGCGAACGCGTACTGCTATTGCTGCCGGGCGTATCTCGAACACCTTCAATCCAATCGACGCTCGATGACGCTAGAATTTCAACGGAGAGCGTCGAGTCCATCGAGGAGTTGTA comes from Longibacter salinarum and encodes:
- a CDS encoding response regulator transcription factor, with translation MARRIYIIEPHPAVRESFRFLVGPMANLTIVGTAATYKSAMHDLSRKKPDIVLMGLAGASDAPIRALRSQCPDARILVATAFQTGLTPSVAQEAGADICVSRAYGAPSLLPSLRKIAGTLNRPALHPMERDVSFADSPRVPPTCAADSISASERLHPAD